A DNA window from Pseudodesulfovibrio thermohalotolerans contains the following coding sequences:
- a CDS encoding flagellar hook protein FlgE, with translation MSISGSMYTGISGLQAQSQATSVVSNNLANSTTTGYKSVAISFEDVFYSTVYAGGSIGQVGNGVTTSSLTTDFSQGAYESTNTVTDVAINGDGFYIVVDPDTDNTYYTRDGGFTFDTNGYLVDSHGNRVQGWETEDNSITGGLVDIRLDNSQSPPQATGEVAMQVNLDSTEQDNTASSTNPYASLFEIYDGTSDPALDDSRYAYQTTITVFDENGASHDLTTYYDPVETDDGSIVWEYTVCCDAEEDMRDFAGTDMGDTSGAGMLVTGTLTFSTSGDLQSMTAFTLSDTPTDTTDPLAAENWLLAEFDDNGLPMFGVNFTGAEDNQVISLDFGISNADFATGTGWDVSGGIDSLDDFTAATTPDELPAFNSGVLSTRATTSTTSSSATYTLTQDGYAPGELTDITISENGILEGSYTNGQSQELYTFALADFTNTQGLYSEGGNLFSATTESGQALIGTPGSAGFGTLASNSLEQSNVDTATELTNLIIIQAAYQANSKIITTADTLLSTAINLKR, from the coding sequence ATGAGCATCAGCGGATCCATGTACACCGGCATTTCCGGGCTTCAGGCCCAGAGCCAGGCAACCTCCGTGGTCAGCAACAACCTCGCCAACTCGACGACCACGGGATACAAATCCGTGGCCATCTCCTTCGAGGACGTCTTCTACTCCACAGTCTACGCCGGGGGCAGCATCGGCCAGGTCGGCAACGGCGTGACCACTTCCTCCCTGACCACGGACTTCTCGCAGGGAGCCTACGAGTCCACCAACACGGTCACGGACGTGGCCATCAACGGCGACGGCTTCTACATCGTGGTCGACCCGGACACGGACAACACCTACTACACCCGCGACGGCGGATTCACCTTCGACACCAACGGCTACCTGGTGGACTCCCACGGCAACCGGGTCCAGGGCTGGGAGACCGAGGACAACTCCATCACCGGCGGCCTGGTGGACATCCGGCTGGACAACTCCCAATCCCCGCCCCAGGCCACAGGCGAAGTCGCCATGCAGGTCAACCTGGACTCCACCGAGCAGGACAACACCGCTTCCTCGACCAACCCATACGCCTCCCTGTTCGAAATATACGACGGCACATCCGATCCCGCCCTGGACGACTCGCGCTACGCCTATCAGACGACCATCACGGTCTTTGACGAGAACGGCGCGTCCCACGACCTGACCACGTACTACGACCCGGTGGAGACCGACGACGGCTCCATCGTCTGGGAATACACGGTCTGCTGCGACGCGGAAGAGGACATGCGCGACTTCGCCGGCACGGACATGGGCGACACCAGCGGCGCGGGAATGCTCGTCACCGGCACCCTGACCTTCTCGACCTCGGGCGACCTGCAATCCATGACCGCATTCACCCTGTCCGACACCCCCACGGACACCACCGATCCTCTGGCTGCCGAAAACTGGCTTCTGGCCGAGTTCGACGACAACGGCCTGCCCATGTTCGGGGTCAACTTCACGGGAGCGGAGGACAACCAGGTCATTTCGCTCGATTTCGGCATATCCAACGCGGACTTCGCCACCGGCACGGGCTGGGATGTCTCCGGGGGAATCGACTCCCTGGACGACTTCACGGCCGCCACCACCCCGGACGAACTGCCCGCGTTCAACTCCGGGGTCCTGTCCACCCGGGCCACCACCAGCACCACGTCCAGCTCGGCCACCTACACCCTGACCCAGGACGGGTACGCGCCCGGCGAGCTGACGGACATCACCATCAGCGAGAACGGCATCCTCGAAGGGAGCTACACCAACGGACAGAGCCAGGAGCTGTACACCTTCGCCCTGGCCGACTTCACCAACACCCAGGGGCTTTATTCCGAGGGCGGGAACCTCTTCTCGGCCACCACGGAATCCGGGCAGGCGCTCATCGGGACACCCGGCTCGGCCGGATTCGGCACCCTGGCCTCCAACTCCCTGGAACAGTCCAACGTGGACACGGCCACCGAGCTGACCAACCTGATTATCATTCAGGCGGCCTACCAGGCCAACTCCAAGATCATCACCACGGCGGACACCCTGCTGTCCACGGCCATCAACCTGAAGCGCTAA